A single Desulfovibrio piger DNA region contains:
- the sat gene encoding sulfate adenylyltransferase: MSKLVPPHGGKGLVCCLLEGAALEEELKKAAGLKQIEISSRAKGDLIMMGIGGFSPLNGFMNKADWKSVCEKMLLSDGTFWPVPVTLDVSADDAKALKVGEEVALVRKGQIMATMKVEDIYEMTEADKKWECELVFKGCGPDSEKFWEVAPTDHPGVKMVLGQKEYNIGGPVKVLSQGEFPEKFPGVYMTPAQLRAKMDERGWKNVAALQLRNPMHRSHEYLAKLGVEVCDGVVIHSLVGALKPGDIPAEVRVKCIDTLVQKYFVPEHVIQAGYPLDMRYAGPREALLHATFRQNYGINRQLVGRDHAGVGDFYGMFEAQEIFDKIPMPAEEGKRLLCEPMKIDWTFYCKKCDGMASMRTCPHSKEDRVILSGTKLRKMLSEGAEVPDHFGREEVLAILREYYGGLTEKVEIKMQRAASGSTM, translated from the coding sequence ATGTCCAAACTGGTACCCCCTCATGGCGGCAAGGGCCTGGTGTGTTGTCTTCTGGAAGGCGCGGCGTTGGAAGAAGAACTGAAAAAGGCTGCCGGCCTGAAGCAGATTGAGATCTCCTCTCGCGCCAAGGGCGACCTGATCATGATGGGCATCGGCGGCTTCTCTCCCCTGAACGGCTTCATGAACAAGGCCGACTGGAAGAGCGTGTGCGAAAAGATGCTGCTCTCCGACGGCACCTTCTGGCCCGTGCCGGTGACCCTGGACGTGTCCGCCGACGACGCCAAGGCCCTGAAGGTCGGCGAAGAAGTCGCCCTGGTCCGCAAGGGTCAGATCATGGCCACCATGAAGGTGGAAGACATCTATGAAATGACCGAAGCCGACAAGAAGTGGGAATGCGAACTGGTGTTCAAGGGCTGCGGCCCCGACTCCGAAAAGTTCTGGGAAGTGGCCCCCACCGACCATCCCGGCGTGAAGATGGTCCTGGGCCAGAAGGAATACAACATCGGTGGCCCCGTGAAAGTCCTGTCCCAGGGCGAATTCCCCGAAAAGTTCCCCGGCGTGTACATGACCCCCGCCCAGCTGCGTGCCAAGATGGACGAACGCGGCTGGAAGAACGTGGCCGCCCTGCAGCTGCGTAACCCCATGCACCGCTCCCACGAATACCTGGCCAAGCTGGGCGTGGAAGTGTGCGACGGCGTCGTGATCCACTCCCTGGTGGGCGCCCTGAAACCCGGTGACATCCCGGCCGAAGTCCGCGTGAAATGCATCGACACCCTGGTGCAGAAGTACTTCGTGCCCGAGCATGTGATCCAGGCCGGCTATCCTCTGGACATGCGCTACGCCGGTCCCCGTGAAGCCCTGCTGCACGCCACCTTCCGCCAGAACTACGGCATCAACCGCCAGCTGGTGGGCCGCGACCACGCCGGTGTGGGCGACTTCTACGGCATGTTCGAAGCCCAGGAAATCTTCGACAAGATCCCCATGCCCGCCGAAGAAGGCAAGCGCCTGCTCTGCGAACCCATGAAGATCGACTGGACCTTCTACTGCAAGAAGTGCGACGGCATGGCCTCCATGCGTACCTGCCCCCACAGCAAGGAAGACCGCGTCATCCTGTCCGGTACCAAGCTGCGCAAGATGCTGTCCGAAGGCGCTGAAGTGCCGGATCATTTCGGTCGTGAAGAAGTGCTCGCCATCCTGCGCGAATACTATGGCGGCCTGACCGAAAAGGTCGAAATCAAGATGCAGCGCGCTGCTTCCGGTTCCACCATGTAA
- a CDS encoding cytochrome c peroxidase, which translates to MKEKLLASAALVLLACAPATAQGLDDVQHKFASVSGIVQDKCMACHSRGYDLPFYAKVPGIRGIIEKDYRDGIRALDLNQELVQRKDRPVGETVLAKMEWVILNDTMPPAKFAVVHWGSRLSDQDKKDILTWVAESRKAHYATDAAPEHANEPIQPIPRRLPVDEAKVALGKALFNDARLSADSTVACATCHAMDKAGTDNGRFSEGIRKQLGDVNAPTTFNAVFNFVQFWDGRAADLQEQAGGPPLNPIEMGSRDWDEIVARLAADAALTAKFRAVYPDGWSGRNITDAIAEYEKTLISPDSRFDRWLRGDKSALTAAEAEGYERFKAYRCASCHVGKSMGGQSYEYLDLKKDYFADRGGKPLGSDKGRFNASGREEDMHRFKVPNLRNVELTHPYLHDGTVTTLDEAVRIMGVYCSGLDVPQKDRALIVGFLRTLTGRHEGRPVQGEAVAR; encoded by the coding sequence ATGAAGGAAAAACTGCTGGCTTCCGCAGCCCTCGTGCTGCTGGCCTGTGCCCCCGCCACGGCGCAGGGGCTGGACGATGTGCAGCACAAGTTCGCCAGTGTCTCGGGCATCGTGCAGGACAAGTGCATGGCCTGCCATTCCCGCGGCTATGACCTGCCGTTCTACGCCAAGGTCCCCGGCATCCGCGGCATCATCGAAAAGGATTACAGGGACGGCATCCGTGCCCTGGACCTCAACCAGGAGCTGGTGCAGCGCAAGGACCGCCCCGTGGGCGAGACCGTGCTGGCCAAGATGGAATGGGTCATCCTCAATGACACCATGCCGCCCGCCAAGTTCGCCGTGGTGCACTGGGGCAGCCGCCTTTCCGACCAGGACAAGAAGGACATCCTGACCTGGGTGGCCGAGAGCCGCAAAGCCCACTACGCCACGGATGCCGCCCCCGAACATGCCAACGAGCCCATCCAGCCCATCCCCCGCCGCCTGCCCGTGGACGAGGCCAAGGTGGCCCTGGGCAAGGCCCTGTTCAACGATGCCCGCCTGTCCGCCGACAGCACCGTGGCCTGCGCCACCTGCCATGCCATGGACAAGGCCGGCACGGACAACGGCCGCTTCTCCGAAGGCATCCGCAAGCAGCTGGGCGATGTGAACGCGCCCACCACCTTCAATGCCGTGTTCAACTTCGTGCAGTTCTGGGACGGCCGCGCGGCCGACCTGCAGGAGCAGGCCGGCGGCCCGCCGCTGAACCCCATCGAGATGGGCAGCAGGGACTGGGACGAGATCGTGGCCCGTCTGGCCGCCGATGCCGCACTGACCGCCAAGTTCCGCGCCGTCTATCCTGACGGCTGGTCCGGCAGGAACATCACGGACGCCATTGCCGAATACGAAAAGACCCTCATCTCGCCCGACAGCCGTTTCGACCGCTGGCTGCGCGGCGACAAGAGCGCCCTGACCGCCGCCGAAGCGGAAGGCTACGAGCGCTTCAAGGCCTACCGCTGCGCCTCCTGCCATGTGGGCAAGAGCATGGGCGGCCAGTCCTATGAATATCTGGATCTCAAGAAGGATTACTTCGCCGACCGCGGCGGCAAGCCCCTGGGCTCGGACAAGGGCCGCTTCAATGCCAGCGGCAGGGAAGAGGACATGCACCGCTTCAAAGTGCCCAACCTGCGCAACGTGGAGCTGACCCATCCCTACCTGCACGACGGCACCGTGACCACGCTGGACGAGGCCGTGCGCATCATGGGCGTCTACTGCTCCGGTCTGGACGTGCCCCAGAAGGACCGCGCCCTCATCGTGGGCTTCCTGCGCACCCTGACCGGCCGTCATGAAGGCCGTCCCGTGCAGGGCGAGGCCGTGGCCCGCTAA
- a CDS encoding single-stranded DNA-binding protein, with product MLNKVMLIGRLGRDPELRYTQSGSPVATLNVATDESYVDRDGNKVERTEWHRVSVFQRQAENCANFLAKGSLVYVEGSLQTRKWQDQNGQDRYTTEIKAQRVQFLDRRSDGPRSDMGGYEDDYGAPAPAARAPRGGNTGGQRQAPRRPAPQQRDDDLGPAFPSEASNMDEVPF from the coding sequence ATGCTGAACAAAGTCATGCTCATCGGTCGCCTTGGCCGCGACCCCGAACTGCGCTATACCCAGAGCGGTTCCCCTGTGGCCACCCTCAACGTGGCCACCGACGAATCCTATGTGGACCGCGACGGCAACAAGGTGGAACGCACCGAATGGCACCGTGTGTCCGTGTTCCAGCGCCAGGCCGAGAACTGCGCCAACTTCCTGGCCAAGGGCAGCCTTGTCTATGTGGAAGGCAGCCTGCAGACCCGCAAGTGGCAGGACCAGAACGGCCAGGACCGCTACACCACCGAGATCAAGGCCCAGCGCGTCCAGTTCCTGGACCGCCGCAGCGACGGCCCCCGTTCCGACATGGGCGGCTATGAGGACGATTACGGCGCGCCCGCTCCGGCCGCCCGCGCTCCCCGCGGCGGCAACACCGGCGGACAGCGCCAGGCTCCGCGCCGCCCCGCGCCCCAGCAGCGCGACGATGACCTGGGCCCCGCCTTCCCCTCCGAGGCTTCCAACATGGACGAAGTGCCCTTCTAG
- a CDS encoding biotin attachment protein, with protein sequence MINISALLDEIKASPYREIVIRTPHTGVVTFADIKEGDEVLGPQGQWKEKPGTRLATLERERNPKPICSPEKGIISRIHNQLEGMFVEAGTPLMVIRHMLTRSEVEHQILKKALHLFRAPERAKYYFTPEVDKKIRASDAHSVVVRDGMELFIMSRMKREVPLHYSGPTGVIYAVYFSYNENMDADAPLIGVCPEDQLPVIQDVIMRVQTEWTEKG encoded by the coding sequence ATGATCAACATTTCCGCATTGCTGGACGAGATAAAAGCCTCCCCTTACCGCGAGATCGTCATCCGCACGCCCCACACCGGCGTGGTGACCTTCGCCGACATCAAGGAAGGCGACGAGGTCCTCGGTCCCCAGGGACAGTGGAAGGAAAAGCCCGGCACCCGCCTGGCCACCCTGGAACGCGAACGCAACCCCAAACCCATCTGCTCCCCTGAAAAGGGCATCATCAGCAGGATCCACAACCAGCTGGAGGGCATGTTCGTGGAAGCGGGCACGCCCCTGATGGTCATCCGCCACATGCTCACCCGCAGCGAGGTGGAACACCAGATCCTCAAGAAGGCCCTGCATCTGTTCCGCGCGCCCGAGCGGGCCAAGTACTACTTCACCCCCGAAGTGGACAAGAAGATCCGCGCCTCGGACGCCCATTCCGTGGTGGTGCGCGACGGCATGGAGCTGTTCATCATGTCGCGCATGAAGCGCGAGGTGCCCCTGCACTACAGCGGCCCCACGGGCGTCATCTACGCCGTCTACTTCAGCTACAACGAGAACATGGACGCGGACGCCCCCCTCATCGGGGTCTGCCCCGAGGACCAGCTGCCCGTCATCCAGGACGTCATCATGCGCGTCCAGACCGAGTGGACGGAAAAGGGCTAG
- a CDS encoding acetyl-CoA carboxylase carboxyl transferase subunit alpha/beta, which yields MDNTIEKRIQSLNDRLSYTRDIFAGKHEDSIRLLDEKLAEFTARVRNGEVEDPHTEIVSLEDLFVFVEKRLEKLITPMDRVRIVRHPQRICLRDILENVYDNFTEVGGQDEHSLDPSMLIARAVITRRRGKKMHTQSVMVIGQEKGHGAEFRNGGSVKPWGNAKALQYMRVAETEGIPIHCYIFTPGSYPIEDYPGAAQQIARNIYTMAGLRVPVISIISEGGSGGAEAIGLADKRLMLSHGYYSVISPEGAAAIEGRLKAGQRAAPELIEHCAQNLHITAQDNLSFGYIDSVVQEPALGARPYHFDFFRSLRQEVLRATDEVVITNTKPPMIRGLALARLRNPEANLDEMYVRWGMSGAAKNRMRERRQQKFLRLSRAAAIDNRPFLSKNAAALRDWVTKPWMHFKYDFVRRHQRKLHNIMEELGSEWDVFKGRLLSPWKRIAGPAEKKATAKELTTLSNWVEDNRVSKWNYLSPRYKIDRAITCPNSASYGCLDLWGPDLFAEFAGVCSHCGYHFPMEPEWYVQNVFDKGSVFEFNREIEAGNPLNFPNFDERIKAAQEKTGCRSGCMTFEARIDGTKLVVAMLMGTFRGGSFGAAEGYKFVEAAALAAKKRYPFLAYVHGTAGIRIQEGTHGVIQMPRCTVAVRRYIESGGLYLVLYDTNSFAGPVASFLGCAPYQFAVRSSNIGFAGPGVIKETTGMDIPPKYHRSYRALSRGHIQGIWDRRQIRANLKQALLTMGGRNLYYR from the coding sequence ATGGACAACACTATCGAAAAACGCATCCAAAGCCTGAACGACAGGCTCTCGTATACGCGCGACATCTTCGCCGGCAAACACGAGGACAGCATCCGCCTGCTGGACGAGAAGCTGGCCGAGTTCACCGCCCGCGTCCGCAACGGCGAGGTCGAGGACCCCCATACCGAGATCGTCTCCCTGGAAGACCTTTTCGTCTTCGTGGAAAAACGCCTGGAAAAGCTCATCACGCCCATGGACCGCGTGCGCATCGTGCGCCATCCCCAGCGCATCTGCCTGCGCGACATCCTGGAGAACGTCTACGACAACTTCACCGAAGTGGGCGGGCAGGACGAACACAGCCTCGACCCCAGCATGCTCATCGCCCGGGCGGTCATCACCCGCCGCCGCGGCAAGAAGATGCACACCCAGTCCGTCATGGTCATCGGGCAGGAAAAGGGCCACGGCGCCGAGTTCCGCAACGGCGGCTCCGTGAAGCCCTGGGGCAATGCCAAGGCCCTGCAGTACATGCGCGTGGCCGAGACCGAAGGCATCCCCATCCACTGCTACATCTTCACGCCCGGCTCCTACCCCATCGAGGACTATCCCGGCGCGGCCCAGCAGATCGCCCGCAACATCTACACCATGGCCGGTCTGCGCGTGCCCGTCATCTCCATCATCTCCGAGGGCGGTTCCGGCGGTGCCGAGGCCATCGGCCTGGCCGACAAGCGCCTCATGCTCTCCCACGGCTACTACTCGGTCATCTCGCCCGAAGGCGCAGCCGCCATCGAAGGCCGCCTCAAGGCCGGCCAGCGCGCCGCGCCCGAGCTCATCGAGCATTGCGCCCAGAACCTGCACATCACCGCGCAGGACAACCTCTCCTTCGGCTATATCGACAGCGTGGTGCAGGAACCCGCCCTGGGCGCCCGCCCGTACCACTTCGACTTTTTCCGCTCCCTGCGGCAGGAAGTGCTGCGCGCCACCGACGAAGTGGTCATCACCAACACCAAGCCGCCCATGATCCGCGGCCTGGCCCTGGCGCGCCTGCGCAACCCCGAAGCCAACCTGGACGAGATGTATGTGCGCTGGGGCATGTCCGGCGCGGCCAAGAACCGCATGCGCGAACGCCGCCAGCAGAAGTTCCTGCGCCTTTCGCGCGCGGCCGCCATCGACAACCGCCCCTTCCTGTCCAAGAACGCCGCCGCCCTGCGCGACTGGGTGACCAAGCCCTGGATGCACTTCAAGTACGACTTCGTGCGCCGTCACCAGCGCAAGCTGCACAACATCATGGAAGAGCTGGGCAGCGAATGGGACGTGTTCAAGGGCCGCCTCCTCAGCCCCTGGAAGCGCATCGCCGGCCCGGCGGAAAAAAAGGCCACGGCCAAGGAGCTGACCACCCTCTCCAACTGGGTGGAAGACAACCGCGTGAGCAAGTGGAACTACCTCTCGCCGCGCTACAAGATCGACCGCGCCATCACCTGCCCCAACAGCGCCTCGTACGGCTGCCTGGACCTCTGGGGCCCCGACCTGTTCGCCGAGTTCGCGGGCGTGTGCAGCCATTGCGGCTACCACTTCCCCATGGAGCCCGAATGGTATGTGCAGAACGTCTTCGACAAGGGCTCGGTCTTTGAGTTCAACCGCGAGATCGAAGCCGGCAACCCGCTGAACTTCCCCAACTTCGACGAACGCATCAAGGCCGCCCAGGAAAAGACCGGCTGCCGCAGCGGCTGCATGACCTTCGAGGCCCGCATCGACGGCACCAAGCTGGTGGTGGCCATGCTCATGGGCACCTTCCGCGGCGGTTCCTTCGGTGCCGCCGAAGGCTACAAGTTCGTGGAGGCCGCCGCCCTGGCCGCCAAAAAGCGCTATCCCTTCCTGGCCTATGTGCACGGCACCGCCGGCATCCGCATCCAGGAAGGCACCCACGGCGTCATCCAGATGCCCCGCTGCACCGTGGCCGTGCGCCGCTACATCGAGTCCGGCGGCCTGTACCTGGTGCTGTACGATACCAACTCCTTCGCCGGGCCCGTGGCCAGTTTCCTGGGCTGCGCGCCCTACCAGTTCGCGGTGCGCTCCTCCAACATCGGCTTTGCCGGTCCCGGCGTCATCAAGGAGACCACGGGCATGGACATCCCGCCCAAGTACCACCGCTCCTACCGGGCCCTGTCCCGCGGCCATATCCAGGGCATCTGGGACCGCCGCCAGATCCGTGCCAACCTCAAGCAGGCCCTGCTCACCATGGGCGGCCGCAACCTGTATTACCGTTAA